A single Oryza brachyantha chromosome 8, ObraRS2, whole genome shotgun sequence DNA region contains:
- the LOC102721575 gene encoding noroxomaritidine synthase 2-like, whose translation MALTPFLQQLLIISSLMIMSLFFYLCITYCRSKNHLIPMDWPILGMLPSLVANLHSLHDYLTAVLAASGQSFVANGPAATGMRFFITCDAANVRHIFSSNHGNYPKGSELGEIFDVVAGSIFTVDGEPALRQRAKFKSILANPRMVAGMASCCLGKVRGGLLPFLARKATAGTPFDMQGLIARFVFDVTAMPVFGVDPGLLRPDGMPDMHVSAAMDTVMEVALFRHIVPISCWKTMRRHSIGPERNLAAAHAVLHRFIAEMLEARKAKETHGGDAGEQQDDQEAVPDMLSSLINYPDYNNADLLRAALINYMIAGRDTIGTTLPWFFYNVAVNPHVVSGIREELAPIVASGKASPANGDDTTVTFSAEDTKPLVYLQAALLESLRLYPPGPIERKTVLTSDTMPSGDEVRAGDTVLVSLYSMGRMESLWGKDCREYRPERWLSDDDGGRKKQLRYVPSHKFLAFNSGPRMCLGRDIAVAQMKTVAAAVVWNFDVEVVEGQAVEPKLSCLLQMKNGLMVKVKKRVT comes from the coding sequence ATGGCACTGACACCATTCTTACAACAACTACTCATCATCTCCTCACTGATGATAATGTCTCTCTTCTTCTACTTGTGCATAACCTACTGCAGATCCAAGAATCATCTGATCCCCATGGATTGGCCAATTCTGGGCATGCTCCCTTCCTTGGTCGCCAACCTGCACAGCCTGCATGACTACCTcaccgccgtcctcgccgcctccgggcAGAGCTTCGTGGCGAACGgcccggcggcgaccggcatGCGGTTCTTCATCACGTGTGACGCTGCGAACGTCCGGCACATCTTCTCCTCCAACCATGGCAACTACCCCAAGGGCAGCGAGCTCGGTGAGATTTTCGACGTCGTGGCTGGCAGCATCTTCACAGTCGACGGCGAGCCTGCCCTGCGACAGCGCGCCAAGTTCAAGAGCATCCTTGCCAACCCGCGGATGGTCGCGGGGATGGCCTCCTGCTGCCTCGGGAAGGTGCGGGGTGGCCTCCTCCCGTTCCTGGCTCGCAAGGCGACCGCCGGGACACCGTTCGACATGCAGGGTCTGATCGCGAGGTTCGTGTTCGATGTGACCGCCATGCCGGTGTTCGGTGTGGACCCTGGTCTCCTGCGTCCGGATGGCATGCCGGACATGCACGTCTCGGCCGCCATGGACACAGTCATGGAGGTGGCCTTGTTCCGGCACATCGTGCCGATTTCTTGCTGGAAGACGATGAGACGGCACAGTATCGGCCCGGAGAGGAACCTCGCCGCAGCACACGCGGTGCTTCACAGATTCATCGCTGAGATGTTGGAGGCGAGGAAGGCCAAGGAAACTCATGGAGGCGATGCCGGCGAACAGCAAGACGACCAGGAAGCAGTGCCGGACATGCTCTCCTCCCTCATCAACTACCCAGACTACAATAACGCCGACCTGCTGCGTGCGGCGCTCATCAACTACATGATCGCCGGCCGCGACACGATCGGCACGACCTTGCCGTGGTTCTTCTACAACGTCGCCGTGAACCCGCACGTCGTGTCCGGCATCCGCGAAGAGCTGGCACCCATCGTCGCGTCAGGCAAAGCTTCGCCCGCCAACGGCGACGACACAACGGTGACCTTTTCGGCCGAGGACACCAAACCGCTCGTCTACCTGCAGGCCGCCCTGTTGGAGTCCCTGAGGCTGTACCCACCGGGCCCGATCGAGCGCAAGACGGTTCTCACCAGCGACACGATGCCGAGCGGTGACGAGGTGCGCGCCGGCGACACCGTCCTCGTCTCCCTCTACTCCATGGGCAGGATGGAGAGCCTGTGGGGGAAGGACTGCCGGGAGTACCGGCCGGAGAGGTGgctctccgacgacgacggtggccggAAGAAACAGCTGCGGTACGTGCCGTCGCACAAGTTCCTGGCGTTCAACTCCGGGCCCAGGATGTGCCTCGGCAGGGACATCGCCGTGGCGCAGATGAAgaccgtggccgccgccgtggtgtGGAACTTCGATGTGGAGGTGGTGGAAGGGCAGGCCGTGGAGCCGAAGCTGTCCTGCCTTCTGCAGATGAAGAATGGGCTCATGGTGAAGGTGAAGAAGCGTGTAACTTAA